One genomic region from Labeo rohita strain BAU-BD-2019 chromosome 7, IGBB_LRoh.1.0, whole genome shotgun sequence encodes:
- the eml3 gene encoding echinoderm microtubule-associated protein-like 3 isoform X2, which produces MDGSTNSLDDVSAESSTEFPDRLSLMEVRLQAQEDEITLLKSSLADALRKLRLHDQQIPLLKQQLIAVNPAAARVLNQSCYVDGFSKPCRLSTSSLDGFHHSSNRVRRNSEKSRDSQDKTKQRLSKKAASSTNLLTRSPSLESRAKDLISGTGSQGSRRGTQSQSIKMFIRGRPITMYIPSNILNYEELKMDLPSQKLDLDWVYGYRGRDCRANLYLLPSGEAVYFIACVVVLYHINKQTQRHYRKHTDCVRCVAIHPDKVRVASGQTAGVDKDGKPLQPFVHIWDSKTLVTLQQIGLGTFERGVGALAFSSSDAGTFLCVIDDSNEHMLSIWDWNKNIKHTEVKSTNEAVLAVDFSPTDTNNIISCGKSHVYFWTMSAGTLTKKQGIFGKYKKPKFVLCFVFSLTGDVLTGDSEGNILTWGKSAADIKTLGKGAKETFQIMKQTRAHEGSVFTMCVLQGGAILSGGGKDRKIIRWSADLAPERECEIPEKFGAVRTIADVDGEELLVGTTRNAILRGTFSDGFVAIVQGHVDEMWGLATHPNQNIFLTCGNDRQVCVWNAEDHKLDWCTTLEESGLCADFSPNGAVVSVGLSTGRWVVLDLQTKEVVSDLIDGNEQLSVMRYSPDGSFLAVGSHDNFIYIYNVTEGGRRYTRFGKCTGHSSFITHLDWSKDGKYIMSNSGDYEILYWDVASGCKLLRNRFESKDREWASYTCVLGFHVMGVWLEGSDGTDINALCRSHSESMVAVADDFCKVHLFQYPCPKPKAPSYKYEGHGSHVTNVRFTHNDSHLLSMGGKDTCILQWRVKGTGIGDHPKEHLASSSSLCSSSSSPENGT; this is translated from the exons TGTGGATGGATTTTCTAAACCTTGCAGACTGTCTACAAGCTCCCTTGATGGCTTTCACCACTCATCCAACAG GGTGAGGAGGAACAGTGAGAAAAGCAGAGACTCCCAAGACAAGACCAAACAGCGGCTTTCTAAGAAAGCGGCCTCCTCTACGAACTTACTCACTCGATCTCCAAGTCTGGAGAG CCGGGCGAAAGACCTTATCTCCGGTACAG GATCTCAGGGGTCCAGGAGAGGAACTCAGA GTCAGTCAATCAAGATGTTCATCCGTGGACGACCAATCACCATGTACATTCCTTCAAACATTCTAAACTACGAGGAGCTGAAAATGGATCTCCCCTCACAGAAACTGGATCTGGATTGGGT CTATGGTTACCGGGGTCGGGACTGTCGAGCAAACCTTTACCTGTTGCCATCTGGAGAagcagtttattttattgcatgtgTGGTGGTTCTGTATCatatcaacaaacaaacacaaagacatTATCGGAAGCACACAGACTGTGTCAGATG TGTTGCTATCCACCCAGACAAGGTGCGTGTAGCATCCGGACAGACAGCAGGAGTAGACAAAGATGGCAAG CCTCTTCAACCATTTGTGCACATCTGGGACTCCAAAACGCTAGTGACACTGCAACAGATTGGCCTAGGCACATTTGAGCGAGGTGTTGGAGCCCTAGCGTTTTCCAGTTCA GATGCTGGTACATTCCTGTGTGTGATCGACGATTCCAATGAGCACATGCTTTCTATATGGGactggaataaaaatataaagcataCTGAAGTCAAG AGCACTAATGAGGCAGTTTTGGCTGTGGACTTCAGCCCAACAGACACCAACAACATCATCTCCTGTGGCAAGTCCCACGTCTACTTCTGGACCATGAGCGCTGGCACACTGACCAAGAAACAGGGCATCTTTGGA AAATACAAAAAGCCCAAGTTCGTCCTGTGCTTCGTGTTCAGTCTTACGGGTGATGTGTTGACGGGAGACTCTGAGGGGAACATTCTCACGTGGGGAAAATCAGCTGCTGATATTAAAACATTAGGAAAAGGAGCAAAGG AGACATTTCAGATCATGAAGCAGACGCGCGCTCACGAGGGCAGTGTTTTCACTATGTGCGTCCTGCAGGGTGGAGCTATACTCAGCGGTGGCGGCAAAGACCGCAAGATCATCCGCTGGAGTGCAGACCTGGCACCTGAAAGAGAGTGTGAG ATTCCTGAGAAATTTGGTGCAGTCCGCACCATTGCGGATGTAGACGGAGAGGAACTGCTCGTTGGCACAACACGAAATGCAATCCTAAGAGGAACATTTTCGGATGGGTTTGTTGCCATTGTGCAG GGTCATGTGGATGAAATGTGGGGTCTGGCCACACACCCCAATCAGAACATATTTCTTACCTGTGGAAATGATCgtcaagtgtgtgtgtggaatGCAGAGGACCACAAACTGGACTGGTGCACAACACTAGAG GAATCTGGTCTGTGCGCTGATTTCAGCCCAAATGGAGCTGTCGTCTCTGTTGGACTGAGTACTGGaag ATGGGTTGTACTGGATCTGCAAACCAAAGAAGTGGTGTCAGACCTGATTGATGGCAATGAGCAGCTGTCAGTAATGAGATACTCACCAG ATGGCAGCTTTTTGGCAGTTGGTTCCCATGACAACTTCATCTACATTTACAACGTCACTGAGGGTGGCCGGCGTTATACGCGATTCGGAAAGTGCACA GGGCACTCCAGTTTCATTACTCATCTCGACTGGTCCAAAGATGGAAAATACATCATGTCCAACTCTGGCGATTATGAAATTCTATACT GGGATGTCGCAAGTGGCTGCAAGCTGTTGAGGAACCGGTTTGAGAGTAAAGACAGAGAGTGGGCGTCCTATACCTGTGTGCTTGGATTCCACGTCATGG GTGTGTGGCTCGAGGGATCAGATGGAACAGACATCAATGCGTTGTGTCGGTCACACAGTGAGAGTATGGTGGCAGTCGCCGATGATTTCTGTAAGGTTCACTTGTTCCAGTATCCCTGTCCCAAACCAAAG GCTCCAAGCTATAAGTATGAGGGGCACGGCAGTCATGTGACCAACGTTCGTTTTACACACAATGACAGTCACCTTCTGTCAATGGGCGGGAAAGACACGTGCATCCTCCAGTGGCGGGTTAAAGGAACAGGGATTGGAGACCATCCCAAAGAACATCTAGCTTCTTCCTCTTCTCTTTGCTCTTCCTCTAGCTCTCCAGAGAATGGAACTTAG
- the eml3 gene encoding echinoderm microtubule-associated protein-like 3 isoform X1 produces MDGSTNSLDDVSAESSTEFPDRLSLMEVRLQAQEDEITLLKSSLADALRKLRLHDQQIPLLKQQLIAVNPAAARVLNQSCYVDGFSKPCRLSTSSLDGFHHSSNSHISNTAENGEGGAKTISSHKPSTSDRSTQTEPWIPNHEAVPLALTRGIQSLSLEDALTESVPYADETRTKLRGEDEDADEYERGKDQTWSSIVEETIQPTTIRTLQQQQSKGSEDSQGSCPQTPTSSSPAPPKERTSSPHGGPLSPIREGEKMLVRRNSEKSRDSQDKTKQRLSKKAASSTNLLTRSPSLESRAKDLISGTGSQGSRRGTQSQSIKMFIRGRPITMYIPSNILNYEELKMDLPSQKLDLDWVYGYRGRDCRANLYLLPSGEAVYFIACVVVLYHINKQTQRHYRKHTDCVRCVAIHPDKVRVASGQTAGVDKDGKPLQPFVHIWDSKTLVTLQQIGLGTFERGVGALAFSSSDAGTFLCVIDDSNEHMLSIWDWNKNIKHTEVKSTNEAVLAVDFSPTDTNNIISCGKSHVYFWTMSAGTLTKKQGIFGKYKKPKFVLCFVFSLTGDVLTGDSEGNILTWGKSAADIKTLGKGAKETFQIMKQTRAHEGSVFTMCVLQGGAILSGGGKDRKIIRWSADLAPERECEIPEKFGAVRTIADVDGEELLVGTTRNAILRGTFSDGFVAIVQGHVDEMWGLATHPNQNIFLTCGNDRQVCVWNAEDHKLDWCTTLEESGLCADFSPNGAVVSVGLSTGRWVVLDLQTKEVVSDLIDGNEQLSVMRYSPDGSFLAVGSHDNFIYIYNVTEGGRRYTRFGKCTGHSSFITHLDWSKDGKYIMSNSGDYEILYWDVASGCKLLRNRFESKDREWASYTCVLGFHVMGVWLEGSDGTDINALCRSHSESMVAVADDFCKVHLFQYPCPKPKAPSYKYEGHGSHVTNVRFTHNDSHLLSMGGKDTCILQWRVKGTGIGDHPKEHLASSSSLCSSSSSPENGT; encoded by the exons TGTGGATGGATTTTCTAAACCTTGCAGACTGTCTACAAGCTCCCTTGATGGCTTTCACCACTCATCCAACAG CCATATCTCAAACACAGCTGAAAACGGGGAGGGCGGGGCTAAAACCATTTCCAGCCACAAACCGAGCACTAGCGACAGGTCCACTCAGACCGAACCGTGGATCCCAAATCACGAGGCTGTCCCACTGGCCCTGACACGGGGCATCCAGAGTCTCTCCCTGGAGGATGCATTAACAGAAAGTGTCCCGTACGCTGATGAAACCCGGACCAAGCTTCGCGGAGAGGACGAAGATGCCGATGAATACGAGAGGGGGAAAGACCAGACCTGGAGCTCCATAGTAGAAGAAACCATCCAGCCCACAACAATCAGAACCCTTCAGCAACAACAGAGCAAAGGCAGCGAGGACAGCCAGGGTTCATGCCCTCAAACGCCAACGTCCTCCTCGCCCGCTCCCCCAAAAGAGCGGACATCCAGCCCACACGGAGGCCCTCTCTCTCCGATTCGGGAGGGAGAGAAAATGCT GGTGAGGAGGAACAGTGAGAAAAGCAGAGACTCCCAAGACAAGACCAAACAGCGGCTTTCTAAGAAAGCGGCCTCCTCTACGAACTTACTCACTCGATCTCCAAGTCTGGAGAG CCGGGCGAAAGACCTTATCTCCGGTACAG GATCTCAGGGGTCCAGGAGAGGAACTCAGA GTCAGTCAATCAAGATGTTCATCCGTGGACGACCAATCACCATGTACATTCCTTCAAACATTCTAAACTACGAGGAGCTGAAAATGGATCTCCCCTCACAGAAACTGGATCTGGATTGGGT CTATGGTTACCGGGGTCGGGACTGTCGAGCAAACCTTTACCTGTTGCCATCTGGAGAagcagtttattttattgcatgtgTGGTGGTTCTGTATCatatcaacaaacaaacacaaagacatTATCGGAAGCACACAGACTGTGTCAGATG TGTTGCTATCCACCCAGACAAGGTGCGTGTAGCATCCGGACAGACAGCAGGAGTAGACAAAGATGGCAAG CCTCTTCAACCATTTGTGCACATCTGGGACTCCAAAACGCTAGTGACACTGCAACAGATTGGCCTAGGCACATTTGAGCGAGGTGTTGGAGCCCTAGCGTTTTCCAGTTCA GATGCTGGTACATTCCTGTGTGTGATCGACGATTCCAATGAGCACATGCTTTCTATATGGGactggaataaaaatataaagcataCTGAAGTCAAG AGCACTAATGAGGCAGTTTTGGCTGTGGACTTCAGCCCAACAGACACCAACAACATCATCTCCTGTGGCAAGTCCCACGTCTACTTCTGGACCATGAGCGCTGGCACACTGACCAAGAAACAGGGCATCTTTGGA AAATACAAAAAGCCCAAGTTCGTCCTGTGCTTCGTGTTCAGTCTTACGGGTGATGTGTTGACGGGAGACTCTGAGGGGAACATTCTCACGTGGGGAAAATCAGCTGCTGATATTAAAACATTAGGAAAAGGAGCAAAGG AGACATTTCAGATCATGAAGCAGACGCGCGCTCACGAGGGCAGTGTTTTCACTATGTGCGTCCTGCAGGGTGGAGCTATACTCAGCGGTGGCGGCAAAGACCGCAAGATCATCCGCTGGAGTGCAGACCTGGCACCTGAAAGAGAGTGTGAG ATTCCTGAGAAATTTGGTGCAGTCCGCACCATTGCGGATGTAGACGGAGAGGAACTGCTCGTTGGCACAACACGAAATGCAATCCTAAGAGGAACATTTTCGGATGGGTTTGTTGCCATTGTGCAG GGTCATGTGGATGAAATGTGGGGTCTGGCCACACACCCCAATCAGAACATATTTCTTACCTGTGGAAATGATCgtcaagtgtgtgtgtggaatGCAGAGGACCACAAACTGGACTGGTGCACAACACTAGAG GAATCTGGTCTGTGCGCTGATTTCAGCCCAAATGGAGCTGTCGTCTCTGTTGGACTGAGTACTGGaag ATGGGTTGTACTGGATCTGCAAACCAAAGAAGTGGTGTCAGACCTGATTGATGGCAATGAGCAGCTGTCAGTAATGAGATACTCACCAG ATGGCAGCTTTTTGGCAGTTGGTTCCCATGACAACTTCATCTACATTTACAACGTCACTGAGGGTGGCCGGCGTTATACGCGATTCGGAAAGTGCACA GGGCACTCCAGTTTCATTACTCATCTCGACTGGTCCAAAGATGGAAAATACATCATGTCCAACTCTGGCGATTATGAAATTCTATACT GGGATGTCGCAAGTGGCTGCAAGCTGTTGAGGAACCGGTTTGAGAGTAAAGACAGAGAGTGGGCGTCCTATACCTGTGTGCTTGGATTCCACGTCATGG GTGTGTGGCTCGAGGGATCAGATGGAACAGACATCAATGCGTTGTGTCGGTCACACAGTGAGAGTATGGTGGCAGTCGCCGATGATTTCTGTAAGGTTCACTTGTTCCAGTATCCCTGTCCCAAACCAAAG GCTCCAAGCTATAAGTATGAGGGGCACGGCAGTCATGTGACCAACGTTCGTTTTACACACAATGACAGTCACCTTCTGTCAATGGGCGGGAAAGACACGTGCATCCTCCAGTGGCGGGTTAAAGGAACAGGGATTGGAGACCATCCCAAAGAACATCTAGCTTCTTCCTCTTCTCTTTGCTCTTCCTCTAGCTCTCCAGAGAATGGAACTTAG